A genomic region of Raphanus sativus cultivar WK10039 chromosome 6, ASM80110v3, whole genome shotgun sequence contains the following coding sequences:
- the LOC108809992 gene encoding protein SMALL AUXIN UP-REGULATED RNA 10 yields MAIKRSTQAASIKQILKRCSSLGKKKNVHSCYYNQEDGFPQDVPKGHFPVYVGPDRSRYVVPISWLEHSEFQTLLRLAEEEFGFEHNMGLIIPCDEVFFKSLISMLR; encoded by the coding sequence atggcCATAAAGAGGTCAACTCAAGCAGCATCGATCAAGCAAATCCTAAAGAGGTGCTCAAGTctagggaagaagaagaacgtCCACAGTTGCTACTATAATCAAGAAGATGGTTTTCCACAAGACGTGCCAAAAGGTCATTTTCCGGTTTACGTTGGACCAGACCGAAGTCGGTACGTCGTTCCCATCTCGTGGCTCGAACACTCTGAGTTTCAAACGTTGCTCCGACTAGCCGAGGAAGAGTTTGGTTTTGAGCATAATATGGGTCTAATAATACCCTGTGATGAAGTGTTCTTCAAGTCTCTCATCTCCATGCTAAGATAA